In Spiroplasma chinense, a single window of DNA contains:
- a CDS encoding GNAT family N-acetyltransferase: MYSLSFQVDFGKDNEVFRKALLIREEIFVKEQKINIEDEFDEYDDESFHVIGSTKDGVVICCARIIKKNNRWYFGRIAVNLHYREVGYASKLLKFLEDYLLNTLGINTVYLDAQFPVVYFYEKMGYILIPDEEVKAVIPCRLMFKELW, from the coding sequence ATGTATTCTTTATCATTTCAAGTAGATTTCGGGAAAGATAACGAAGTGTTTAGAAAAGCATTACTAATAAGGGAAGAAATATTTGTTAAAGAACAAAAAATAAATATTGAAGATGAATTTGATGAATATGACGATGAGAGTTTTCATGTAATTGGTTCAACAAAGGATGGTGTAGTAATTTGTTGTGCAAGAATTATTAAAAAAAATAATAGATGATATTTTGGAAGAATTGCTGTTAATTTACACTATAGAGAAGTGGGCTATGCTTCGAAATTATTAAAGTTTTTAGAAGATTACTTACTAAATACTTTAGGAATAAATACAGTGTATTTAGATGCTCAATTTCCAGTGGTCTATTTTTATGAAAAAATGGGATACATTTTGATCCCAGATGAAGAAGTCAAAGCAGTTATACCTTGTAGGTTGATGTTTAAAGAACTTTGATAA
- a CDS encoding M48 family metallopeptidase gives MLKIRKKISYKSKPIEYDLILREEQRYIRLKIVEDNIVVSAPTQAQDWEIEQLIYKNINKIIKVIEFREKYKKVEIGNPGFIKIFDEKQEVFFKQEIDKNNKFEYKIYENDLETIKHMYKKIAIVYEKEFVKRVNFWKEKMDLDFKNLTIKEMKGKWGICYPKKSRIVLNTRLIHYPENAMNYVIVHELSHLVHENHSKDFWYHVQKYLPEYKSFGDLLKLSI, from the coding sequence ATGCTAAAAATAAGAAAAAAAATAAGTTATAAATCTAAACCAATAGAATATGACCTAATTCTTAGAGAAGAACAAAGATATATAAGACTTAAAATAGTTGAGGATAATATTGTGGTTTCTGCCCCAACTCAAGCTCAAGATTGAGAAATAGAGCAGTTAATTTACAAAAATATAAATAAAATAATAAAAGTAATAGAGTTTAGAGAAAAATATAAAAAAGTTGAAATAGGAAACCCTGGTTTTATTAAGATTTTTGACGAAAAACAAGAAGTTTTTTTCAAACAAGAAATTGATAAAAACAATAAGTTTGAATATAAAATTTATGAAAATGATTTAGAAACTATTAAACATATGTATAAGAAAATAGCTATTGTTTATGAAAAAGAGTTTGTAAAAAGAGTTAATTTTTGAAAAGAAAAAATGGACTTAGACTTTAAAAATCTTACTATTAAAGAAATGAAGGGTAAATGAGGTATTTGTTACCCTAAAAAATCTAGAATAGTTTTAAATACTAGATTAATACATTATCCTGAAAATGCAATGAATTATGTAATTGTTCATGAACTAAGTCACTTAGTTCATGAGAATCATTCAAAGGATTTTTGGTATCATGTCCAAAAATACCTTCCAGAATACAAAAGTTTTGGTGATTTATTAAAACTATCAATTTAA
- a CDS encoding DnaJ domain-containing protein, whose protein sequence is MGWKKEYKKFQKEQQKKASIFDYSDGESSFIEWVRSNEDVNFWTADNLLFMVGKYNDDTKELLSVQQLPDKLDNGFVWEFENINLKETFSSYPCVSYFKNTYDYLSLKKDSYVATLIITALSKFTYYTTEKFWKVFNRYFSNKNINDFPLLRIFEVMQRTSIDAIEGIIQKALMLVEGIEVVPYKQHLLVEELVDLGDEFTYHWSRMLDQVVDLTFDTYRFEEEYGQTFTGSYTNYSENDPEEDFEDFFEKTKTLVFNDEVNDAFSYFGLTKMDSPTEFKKVYRKLAKVFHPDVNPNIEAANEMKKINMFKTIIEQYYDKYEIT, encoded by the coding sequence ATGGGCTGAAAAAAAGAATATAAAAAATTTCAAAAAGAACAACAAAAAAAGGCATCAATTTTTGATTACTCTGATGGTGAATCTAGTTTCATTGAATGAGTAAGATCTAATGAGGATGTCAATTTTTGAACGGCTGATAATCTATTATTTATGGTGGGCAAATACAACGATGACACAAAAGAATTGTTATCTGTTCAACAATTACCAGATAAATTAGATAATGGTTTTGTGTGAGAGTTTGAGAATATTAATTTAAAAGAAACTTTTTCTTCTTATCCTTGTGTAAGTTATTTTAAAAATACTTATGATTATTTAAGTTTAAAAAAGGATAGTTATGTTGCAACTTTAATTATTACAGCTCTATCAAAATTTACATATTATACAACAGAAAAGTTTTGAAAAGTATTTAATAGATATTTTTCAAATAAAAACATTAACGACTTTCCTTTGCTAAGAATTTTTGAAGTAATGCAGAGGACTTCAATTGATGCAATTGAGGGAATTATTCAAAAAGCTTTAATGTTAGTTGAAGGAATAGAGGTAGTACCCTATAAACAACATTTATTAGTTGAAGAACTAGTAGACTTAGGGGATGAATTTACTTATCACTGAAGTAGAATGTTAGACCAAGTAGTTGACTTAACATTTGATACATATAGATTTGAAGAAGAATATGGTCAAACTTTTACTGGAAGTTATACAAATTATTCTGAAAACGACCCTGAAGAAGACTTTGAAGATTTCTTTGAAAAAACAAAAACATTGGTTTTCAATGATGAAGTGAATGATGCTTTCTCTTATTTTGGGCTTACAAAAATGGACTCACCTACAGAATTTAAAAAGGTGTATAGAAAACTTGCAAAAGTATTCCATCCAGATGTAAACCCAAATATTGAAGCTGCAAATGAAATGAAAAAAATTAACATGTTTAAAACCATTATTGAACAATATTATGATAAATACGAAATAACATAA